In Candidatus Aminicenantes bacterium, the DNA window CTGAACGGAGCCCTTCATTAAAACGACGTGTTTGTTTTGAAGATCAGCAAATCGCTCCAGGGGCGCTCCGGGGCGGGCGTACACCTGGGACCAACTGTTGAAAACCGGGATGTTGTTGAATTCCAGTGTTTTGCTTCGTTGCGGGGAAAAGGCGACATCGGGCATTAAATCGATTCGTTTTGTCTGCAATCCCTCGATACATTGCTCCCAGTAACAGGGAACGTAATCCAGCTTCCAACCCTCTTTGCGGGCGATCACGTTTAACAGGTCGACAAAGATTCCCGCCGGCTTTCCCTGTTCGTCCAGGTAGATCTTGGGTTCGTTCTGGTAAATTCCGACCCGGACGACGGTGTCTTTGCCAATGACGGCCGCGTTCATTACCAAGTAGAATCCCAACAGCGACAGGATCAGTCGGGTGCGATGCGATCGCCGACAAATGGATGGCGGTTCGCCTCCCCAAAGAGACGTTGCTTTTTGCTTATCCATGAATCAAAGGGATGCCTGAAGTGAACCCGACCCCGATTGGACCGCAAATCACGAGCTTCATATATTAAAAGTAACGCGAATACAAGTAAAAAGCAATTACGGCAAGACTCAAGCATGAAGGCATATGGTCGCAATGGTCTCGATTCCGCAGCAGAAAAGCCCCCCCTGTTGCGCATGATGGTTTGCCGTCAACTTCTGTCGCATCCTTTCTGAATCGGTTTGGTTCGGAGGTAAGTGGAAAAAGTCTTTCCTGGATGGGATTTCGGGAATTATCCGGTTTTGGAACGCCACGTGCTGGCCAGATGTATTCGCAAGACGGATTGCGGCGGATTGTGCGTCCGCGAGGAGGAAGCCATGGTGTTATCCAATTGGCAGAAGCAGAAAATCAACCTGATGGCGGATTATCAGGAAAGTCTTTCCGAGTTGTATACGTATTACAGCGTGAAATTTCCCGCTCATCAGGACTTCTGGCTGGATCTGGCCCTGCCCAAACTGCGGTACGCCGACTGGTTGCGGTTGTGCCTGAGCAAAATCGAGGCCGGAGCGTACCGCTACAATATGATGCGCTTTGCCGTGGAAACCGTCAGATCCGGGTTGGGTTACCTGAAAGCCCAGACCCGTAACATCTGGCACGCTGATATTTCACATGCCGACGCGCTGGCCATGGCCCTTTCCATTGAAACGGGCTTGATATCCTCCCGGTTTTACGAAATCGTCAATCCCCTGGAAAATGAAGCCGGTGATATTGTCGGCGGTTTCAAGATGGAGATGCGGAATCATATCCGCATGATTCAAGGTTTGATATACGCGTCCCGGAATACTAATTATCAGGTGGTTTGAGCTTTTTGTCGCGCTGGATGCGCTTGTTCAGCGCCTGTCGGGATATCCCCAGCAGGGAAGCGGCGACTCCCTGGTTGCCTCCGGCCTGGTCAAGCGCCCGCGCGATCAGGTGTGTTTCCGCCTGCTTCAGGGTGGGGAATCCATTCGGGGAATCCATTCGATCCCCCATGTCTTCATCGGAAACCTCGGTTTTTCCCAACCCGCCTTCCTTTTCGATAAGCGCCCTGAAGCTGGACATGGAGAGAACCCCTGATTCGTAGCGGGACATGGCGTCGTAAACCAGGGCCTGGAGTTCCCGGACATTGCCGGGGAAAGCGTGGGCTTTGAGCAGGGTGACAAGCTCCGGTGGATGGGAGGGGATTTTCTTTTTCAAATCCCGTGCCGCTTCCCGAATAAAATGGGAAAACAGGAGGGGGATGTCTTCTTTGCGCTCCCGCAACGGCGGGACATGAATCTGGTGGGCAAGAAAGCGGTAATAGAGGTCCTTGCGAAACTTTTCGTTATCCACGAGTGTGCGGATATCCCGGTTGGTGGCGGCCACGATGCGGCAATCCGTCCGGTGGGGAATGTCGGATCCCAACGGGTAGTATTCTTTTTCCTGGATCAGGCGCAACAACTTGACTTGAGAGGGTATGCCCAGGTCCCCGATCTCATCCAGGAAAAGGGTTCCGCCTTCGGCCCGGTTGATCAAGCCTTCCCGTGACGAGGCCGCCCCCGTGAACGCACCGCGGGTGTGGCCGAACAGGGTGTCTGTAAACAGGGTGTCGTCCAGTCCGGAAACGTTTACCACGACCAGTTCATTGGTGTTGGAACCGCACAGGTGAATGGCGCGTGCGATCAGTTCCTTTCCCACGCCGGTTTCTCCCAGGACGAGGACCGGAAAAGGGGAGTCGGCAATGGCTTCGATATATTTGAACAGGGAATGCATTTCCGGGCTGACGGTGATGAAGTTCGAAAAAGCGGACGGGTGTGTCAGTTTCCGTGAGAGGAGTGACTGCTTCAGGGCGGATACTTCGTTTTCCAGGTGACGGACTTCGAGCTGCTGCTGAATACTGGAAATCAGGCGGCCTTTTTCGACCGGTTTCACCAGGTAATCTTTGGCGCCCGTCAGCAGGCACTCCACGGCCGTGTCCACTTCGTTGGCGGCGGTGGCCATGATAACGGGAACTGACGGCAGCTCCTCGCGGATACGTTCCAGCAATTCCCGGCCGGATATATGGGGCATATCGATATCCAGTACAACCACGGTCACGTCATTTTCATGGAGAAAGGGGAGTACCCTGCGCGGGTCGCTGAGGGTGGCGACGTGTTTGATGCCGGCGCTTTTCAGCAGGAAGCTGTAACTGATCAGGATAGGGTCTTCATCATCCACCAGGAGTACCAACGGTTGCTTCGTTGCGGATGGATCCATGTTCATGCCTCGACTTTATCGGCCGGCAGGCGAATGGTCACTTCCGTGCCCATGCCCGGCCTGCTGGAAATTTCCAGGTTGCCGCCGGTTTTTTCCACTATGGCATAGGCGATATACATGCCCAGCCCCGTTCCGTCGCTTTCCTCACGCGTGGTGAAGAACGGCTCCATGATGCGATCCAGAACGGCCTTTTCCATGCCTTTTCCCTCATCCCTGATGGTTACCAGGATCTCGTTGCTTTTTTTTGCGAACGTGGAAGACACTGAAACTTCGCAGGCCTTATCCGGCAGGGCTTGAAGCGCGTTCAGAATGATATTGACAAAGACCTGCTCAATCTCATGGATGTTGCCCCTGGCCGGAGGCACTTGTTTGGACAATTTGAAATGAAAATGATTGGTGCATTTGCGGATTTTCTTGTCCAGTATGGCTACGGCATACTGAAGGGCCTGGTTGATGTCGGTCCGGCCCCTGGTGTCGGGCGGCCGGCGGCTGAAATCCTTGAGCTTGCCTGTGATCGTATTGATCTGTCGAGCTCCCTGGATGTTGTTCTGCAGCATTTTGGGGATCATCTCCCTGATATCGGCGAATGGAATGCCCGCCAACACAAGTTTTTCCGGATTATCGACCGTTTCACGCAAAACTTTTTCCACGTCCTGCCACAATTCCTGGAGGATCTGGGAATTGCCCAGGATGTAACTGATGGGGGTGTTGATTTCATGGGCGATGCCTGCCGCCAGGGTGCCCAGAGAGGTCATTTTGTTGAAATGGATCATTTTCTGCTGGACAAGCCTGGCCTGTTCTTCGACTTCAACCTGACGTCTCAGTTTCGCGTTGGCTTGTTTCAGCTCGCGGATGGTCTGGTTGAGGTCCTCGGCATATCGCTTCAACTGTTCACCGTTGCCTGGCTCTGTCATGACCTTATCCCTCTCTTAACCGGCCTTCTCAGGATACAAGCTGAACCGGGATTGGTTGCGATTACGCATGTTCCTTATGGAGAAATACTATGCGGAGGCAATGCGAAAGTCAACTTAATGCGGGGCGAATGGCGAGCGAGAACTTGAAGAAGGTGGGGGCTCTTAGTCGAAAGTTGAAAGCCTAAAGTCGAAAGAAAAAACAAGGTTCCCTGTTTCATTCCAACTAATTCCACTTCTTTTCAACCCTTCAACTTTTGGATCTATTGCGTTTTGTTTGGGTAAATACATATTGGAAATCAGTAAGCAGTTGTGAGTATGAGTACCCGCAGGGCATAAAGCATAAGCGAACGCAAACGCAGGTTCCGGGGACCCATGGTCTGAGACAGGATGGTCGGCTGAGGGGTATTCCCCGAAGACGAAAGATGGCCTCGGAAACATCCCGAACATCCACCATGGCCAGCTTAAGACGTCGAGGACCGCAATGGGTCTGGACCGAAGTGGTGAGCGGTGATTTATGCCCTCTGGGTACTTGTGCCCTCTGGGTACTTGTGCCCTCTGGGTATTTATGCCCGAAAGGGTACTTCAACTCTCCAACTTTCCAACCCTCCAACTTTTCAACTCCAAACCGACATGAAGAGTTCATACGGATTGACCATGAGGTCATGGCGGGGTGTCACGCGCACAGCCGCTTCGTAATCACCCGGCAGCGGCGGCTCCAGTTCAGCCGTGAAGCGCACGGTTTTTGCGGGTTTTCTGGTTTGGGGAATGAGTGTCAGCGATGAAAAGTCAGCGGTTTTTCCTGCTTCAAGGGGGCGGATCATCAGGCTGACCCGCAGCTCGGCTGGAGACAGGCCGGCTGTGTCCACGGTAACGGCCACGGGTACTTTTTTGCCGTGGGGCAGGGGGCACGATACATCGAAATCGGTATCGACGATGCGGACCGCGGCGAAATCGGAGCCGAGGCGTTGACGCCATTGGGTAAAGCTTTTCAGAGGCGTGTAGTCCGAAGCTGAAAGGGCGTGGCTGTCCGCAACTGCGTCGCGGTACATGGAGGCGTAGTCGTCCACCATGCGGTGGGTGTTGAAGCGGGCCGGGATGGATGCCAGGGAGGCGCGCATCATCTGTACCCAGCCGGCGGGAATGCCCTTTTCATCGCGGGTGTAAAAGCGCGGCACCACGTCGGATTCCAGGATCTCCAGCAATTCACGGCCTTCGCGGGCGTTCTGAACCCCCGGGTCCGGCTGCATGCGCCGGGCACCCAGGGCCCAGCCGTTTTCACCGTTAAAGGCTTCGTCCCACCAGCCGTCCAGCACGCTGAGGTTGAGGCCGCCGCAGGCGGCCACTTTCATGCCCGAGGTGCCGCAGGCTTCCAGGGGCCGGAGCGGGGTGTTGAGCCAGACGTCCACTCCGCCCACCAGCTGCCGCGCCACTTCCATGTCGTAGTCCTCCACGAACACCACCCGGTCCTGGAGGTGGTGATCGCGCAGGAAACGCACGATCTGCTGGATGATCTGCTTGCCGTCGCCGTCCAGGGGGTGGGCCTTGCCCGCGAACAGGATCTGGATCGGCGTGGTTTCATGGCGCAACAGGCGCAGGATGCGGCCGGGATCCTGGAGGATGAGGTTGCCGCGCTTGTAGGTGGCAAACCGCCGCGCCAGGCCGATGGTGAGCCGGTGGGGGTCCAGGATATTGCGCGCGGCGGCGACCCGGTGTTCGGAAGCGCCGTGCCGGCTAAGGGAGAGGGCCACGCGGCGGCGCAATTGCGCGACCATGCGCTCCCGGGCGGTTTCCCGGGCCCGCCACAATTCGGCGGCGGGGATTTTGTCCACGCCCTGTTGCCACATCTCTTTTTCAGACTGGCGCCGGTCCCAATCCCTTCCCAGGTGGGTGCACAGCAGGGAATCGATTTCCTCCGAGATCCAGGTGCGCAGGTGCACACCGTTGGTGACTCCCGCAATCGGGACTTCGTTTTCCGGCACACCCGGCCACAGGGTATGCCACATGCGCCGGGAGACCCGTCCGTGCAGGAGGCTGACGGCATTCACGCGGGCGCAGTGGCGGATGGCCGCCACGGTCATGGAAAAGCCCTCGCGCCCGTCGTCGGGGCGCATGCGTCCGAGGTCCAGGAATTCCTGGGGCTGCAGGCCGAGTTCAGCGGCGAACCCGCCCATGTAGCGTATGATCAGGCCGGAATCGAACACGTCGTTGCCGGCCGGTACCGGTGTATGGGTGGTGAAAATACTGCTGTGGACCACCAGTTGCTGCGCCTCATGGCGGGACAGTTTTTCTTTCTCCATGAGCCGGCGCATGCGTTCAAAAGGCGCGAAAGCGGAATGGCCCTCGTTGAGGTGAAACACGGCGATATTGATCCCCAGGCGGTCGAGCAGGCGCGTGCCGGCGATCCCCAGCAGCATCTCCTGCTGCAAACGGTACTCACGGTCTCCGCCATAGAGGCGGTCCGTGAGGCGCCGGTCCGTTTCGGAATTTTCCGTCCGCCGTGTGTCCAGCAGGTAGAGGGGAACCCTTCCCACGTCCAGGCGCCAGGCCTGCACGTAAACGTCGCGATCAGGCCAGCGCATTTTGATCACCAGGCGCTCTTCGGGGTTTTCCGGCTCCATCACCGCCTGGATGGGCCAGCGGGACAGGTCGGCTTCCGGGTAATGCTCTTCCTGCTGGCCGGCTTCGTTGAGCGATTGGCGGAAATAGCCCTGGTGGTAAAGCAGGCCCACGCCCAGCAGCGGCAGGTTGCGGTCGGAAGCGGACTTGACGTGGTCGCCCGACAAAATGCCCAGGCCGCCGGCATACAGGGGCAGGCTGACCGCCAGGCCGTATTCCATGGAGAAATAGGCCACTTCAGGTTGGGGCGCTTCCGCCAGGTGGGCGTCCAGCTCGTCGGCCGCGGCCGTCACCGCGGCCACGTACTCCGCATCGGCGGCGGCGGCACGCAGGCGATCCGGTTCCAGGCGGTCCAAAAAAGCGGGGGCGTTGCCGCGATTGCGTTGCCAGGACCCGGGGTCCAGGCGTTGAAACAGGGCGGATACTTCCGGTTTCCAGTGCAGGCGCAGGTTGGCGGACAGGCGGCGCAACCCGGCCAGTTCGGGCGGTAATTCCGCGCGCACGCTAAAAGATTGCAATGACATCATAGAAAACCTCGCTGGTCCCCGGCGGATGAACCGGAGCGGGAGTAACAATCCGCATTATACGACAACCACGGATAGGCGGCAAGGAAGAACAAAGGTGTCAGGAGGCGGGAGGCAGGTGGCAGGAAACAGGTGGCAGGTGTAGGGGCGACCGGCGGGTCGCCCATGAACCGGAAATTCAATAAAACCACGGAACACACGGAAATGGGAAATCAGGCCAATGGCGAGGGGCAAAAGGCATGGTGTACGAGCGAAAAATTTTTCGCCCCTACTTTTCGAACTTCCTGCCTCTACAACTCTCCAACTTTTCAACTTTCCAACTTTATTTACTTCTTCCCTTTTCAACTTTTCAACTCTTCAACTTTTCAACTTTATTAAAGCCAGATAGAACAGGTCGTTCTGTAGTTCTTCCGTGGGCAGGAGGGTGATGCCCGTGCCTTCGGAAAACAGCTTGAATCCCAACGCCCGCGCCCAGGGCGCCAGGTCGATGGTCTCGATCTCGTGCCGGGAGCGAATGTGTTCCATGACCCCTTCGCCTTCGGCGCGGCAGAACGAACACACTGCGTAGAGAATCCGCGCCCCGGGGAAACGATCCAGGGCGGCCTCGAGCAGTTCCCTCTGAATCTCCGCCTGGGCGGTGATGCGTTCCCGCCCCACCCGCAGTTTCAAGTCGGGGTTTTTGCGAGCCGTTCCCACCGAGGTGCAGGGCGCGTCCAGCAACACCAGGT includes these proteins:
- a CDS encoding sigma-54-dependent Fis family transcriptional regulator; this encodes MDPSATKQPLVLLVDDEDPILISYSFLLKSAGIKHVATLSDPRRVLPFLHENDVTVVVLDIDMPHISGRELLERIREELPSVPVIMATAANEVDTAVECLLTGAKDYLVKPVEKGRLISSIQQQLEVRHLENEVSALKQSLLSRKLTHPSAFSNFITVSPEMHSLFKYIEAIADSPFPVLVLGETGVGKELIARAIHLCGSNTNELVVVNVSGLDDTLFTDTLFGHTRGAFTGAASSREGLINRAEGGTLFLDEIGDLGIPSQVKLLRLIQEKEYYPLGSDIPHRTDCRIVAATNRDIRTLVDNEKFRKDLYYRFLAHQIHVPPLRERKEDIPLLFSHFIREAARDLKKKIPSHPPELVTLLKAHAFPGNVRELQALVYDAMSRYESGVLSMSSFRALIEKEGGLGKTEVSDEDMGDRMDSPNGFPTLKQAETHLIARALDQAGGNQGVAASLLGISRQALNKRIQRDKKLKPPDN
- a CDS encoding HAMP domain-containing histidine kinase, which gives rise to MTEPGNGEQLKRYAEDLNQTIRELKQANAKLRRQVEVEEQARLVQQKMIHFNKMTSLGTLAAGIAHEINTPISYILGNSQILQELWQDVEKVLRETVDNPEKLVLAGIPFADIREMIPKMLQNNIQGARQINTITGKLKDFSRRPPDTRGRTDINQALQYAVAILDKKIRKCTNHFHFKLSKQVPPARGNIHEIEQVFVNIILNALQALPDKACEVSVSSTFAKKSNEILVTIRDEGKGMEKAVLDRIMEPFFTTREESDGTGLGMYIAYAIVEKTGGNLEISSRPGMGTEVTIRLPADKVEA
- the glgP gene encoding alpha-glucan family phosphorylase; the encoded protein is MMSLQSFSVRAELPPELAGLRRLSANLRLHWKPEVSALFQRLDPGSWQRNRGNAPAFLDRLEPDRLRAAAADAEYVAAVTAAADELDAHLAEAPQPEVAYFSMEYGLAVSLPLYAGGLGILSGDHVKSASDRNLPLLGVGLLYHQGYFRQSLNEAGQQEEHYPEADLSRWPIQAVMEPENPEERLVIKMRWPDRDVYVQAWRLDVGRVPLYLLDTRRTENSETDRRLTDRLYGGDREYRLQQEMLLGIAGTRLLDRLGINIAVFHLNEGHSAFAPFERMRRLMEKEKLSRHEAQQLVVHSSIFTTHTPVPAGNDVFDSGLIIRYMGGFAAELGLQPQEFLDLGRMRPDDGREGFSMTVAAIRHCARVNAVSLLHGRVSRRMWHTLWPGVPENEVPIAGVTNGVHLRTWISEEIDSLLCTHLGRDWDRRQSEKEMWQQGVDKIPAAELWRARETARERMVAQLRRRVALSLSRHGASEHRVAAARNILDPHRLTIGLARRFATYKRGNLILQDPGRILRLLRHETTPIQILFAGKAHPLDGDGKQIIQQIVRFLRDHHLQDRVVFVEDYDMEVARQLVGGVDVWLNTPLRPLEACGTSGMKVAACGGLNLSVLDGWWDEAFNGENGWALGARRMQPDPGVQNAREGRELLEILESDVVPRFYTRDEKGIPAGWVQMMRASLASIPARFNTHRMVDDYASMYRDAVADSHALSASDYTPLKSFTQWRQRLGSDFAAVRIVDTDFDVSCPLPHGKKVPVAVTVDTAGLSPAELRVSLMIRPLEAGKTADFSSLTLIPQTRKPAKTVRFTAELEPPLPGDYEAAVRVTPRHDLMVNPYELFMSVWS